In one Sporomusa sphaeroides DSM 2875 genomic region, the following are encoded:
- the ccsA gene encoding cytochrome c biogenesis protein CcsA, with protein sequence MIGYGAIVLALLVTMTAAVCSGAAGMVRKAGRQSWEQNGRVCYQISAGLIGIAAVYLLYLILGNRFEYAYVFGYTSRDLPLAYKFSAFWAGQEGSFLLWLVFHAVFGLLLTRKPAAPAGTMAVYSLLQAVLLIMLLVKSPFMMLAEPRLDGAGLNPLLQDPWMVIHPPVLFLGYAALAVPFAYAIDGMLTGKHQEWLRPAAPWALFALSTLGAGMFIGGFWAYKVLGWGGYWAWDPVENSSLVPWLAAGALVHLLFLAKVRPGAVKAVYAGVICSFSLVLYGTFLTRSGILSDFSTHSFADEGVGGLLGLTVLVVAFLAFALYIAKLPGMPSGELYPGLASREFTLALTALLLAFFGILVFVGMSTPLVTMAFGSPKSVGSAFYNNAALPLAVAMAAALTAGPLLGWGRTQTGSRKQYIWLALFFLGGLLLAGSLTLYRPLIMLTVGLACAATAANVYGAYTRKISVAAGFSHIGVTVMLVGIMASGAGSQSAVVTLIQGQSQTILGERVIFAGTEPAAGGAGFHHTFHAGLDKTEVRSLTKLNSQGAPAAREPGIYRTLLADMYIAPIPQEDADHGPELTLVKGQPFTQEGVDLTFIKFNMAGMDGSGDVRVQAIIEVAAGGQTQEVRPELTNRNGYIVGSTVKALDRYVLHITGLKPGEGKVTVEFKDEKAAPQAAELEKLEVEISRKPLINLVWLGAALITAGAGWAAFNALAGYNRQVNRGQGPAART encoded by the coding sequence ATGATTGGCTATGGTGCAATCGTCTTAGCGCTACTCGTAACCATGACGGCAGCAGTCTGCTCCGGCGCAGCGGGAATGGTCAGGAAGGCCGGCAGGCAAAGCTGGGAGCAAAACGGCCGGGTGTGCTATCAGATATCGGCCGGACTTATTGGTATCGCTGCCGTATATCTGCTGTATCTCATTTTGGGAAATCGATTTGAATATGCCTATGTATTTGGCTACACCTCCCGTGACTTGCCGCTGGCATATAAATTCTCGGCCTTTTGGGCCGGGCAGGAAGGCTCCTTTCTGTTATGGCTGGTGTTTCATGCGGTATTTGGCCTGCTTCTGACCCGCAAACCGGCAGCCCCGGCAGGCACTATGGCGGTATATAGCTTACTGCAGGCAGTACTGCTCATTATGCTGCTGGTGAAAAGCCCGTTCATGATGCTGGCAGAGCCCCGCCTGGACGGGGCCGGCTTAAATCCGCTGCTGCAAGATCCATGGATGGTTATTCATCCGCCGGTGCTGTTCTTAGGGTATGCGGCGCTGGCAGTGCCTTTTGCCTATGCCATTGACGGCATGCTGACAGGAAAGCATCAAGAATGGCTGCGGCCGGCTGCGCCGTGGGCGCTGTTTGCCCTGTCCACTCTCGGTGCCGGGATGTTTATCGGCGGTTTTTGGGCGTATAAGGTATTAGGCTGGGGGGGTTACTGGGCCTGGGATCCTGTGGAAAATTCCTCACTGGTTCCCTGGCTGGCTGCCGGAGCCCTGGTGCATCTGCTGTTTTTGGCTAAGGTCCGCCCTGGTGCGGTTAAAGCCGTTTATGCCGGTGTAATTTGCAGTTTTTCCCTGGTGTTATATGGAACTTTTCTTACCCGCAGTGGTATTTTGAGCGATTTTTCCACCCATTCGTTTGCCGATGAAGGGGTAGGCGGACTGCTGGGATTGACAGTGCTGGTGGTGGCATTTCTGGCATTTGCGCTCTATATTGCCAAATTGCCCGGCATGCCGTCAGGTGAGCTCTATCCCGGGCTTGCCAGCCGGGAGTTTACCCTGGCGCTTACGGCGCTGCTCTTAGCCTTTTTCGGCATCCTGGTGTTTGTCGGTATGTCTACGCCGCTTGTCACCATGGCCTTTGGCAGCCCCAAGAGTGTTGGCAGTGCTTTTTATAATAACGCCGCCCTGCCGTTGGCTGTTGCCATGGCGGCGGCCCTGACGGCAGGACCCTTGCTTGGCTGGGGCCGTACACAAACAGGCAGTCGCAAACAGTATATCTGGCTGGCGCTGTTTTTCCTGGGCGGGCTGCTGCTGGCCGGCAGTCTTACCCTGTACCGGCCGCTGATCATGCTTACCGTTGGCCTGGCGTGCGCCGCCACCGCGGCTAACGTCTATGGCGCCTATACCCGGAAAATCTCTGTTGCCGCCGGCTTTAGCCATATCGGTGTGACGGTTATGCTTGTGGGGATTATGGCCTCAGGCGCAGGCAGCCAGTCGGCTGTTGTCACACTTATTCAGGGCCAGTCGCAGACGATTTTGGGAGAAAGGGTTATTTTTGCCGGCACAGAACCGGCGGCAGGCGGCGCCGGCTTTCATCATACGTTTCACGCCGGTTTGGATAAAACCGAGGTCAGGTCTTTGACCAAACTTAACAGTCAGGGAGCGCCTGCTGCCCGGGAACCGGGCATTTACCGGACTTTGCTTGCCGATATGTATATTGCGCCTATCCCGCAGGAGGATGCTGACCACGGACCGGAGCTGACACTGGTCAAAGGCCAGCCTTTTACCCAGGAAGGGGTAGACTTAACCTTTATTAAATTTAACATGGCCGGTATGGATGGTTCGGGGGACGTCCGGGTGCAAGCCATAATCGAAGTGGCTGCCGGTGGGCAGACCCAGGAAGTACGCCCTGAATTGACCAATCGCAACGGGTATATTGTCGGTTCGACAGTGAAAGCCCTTGACCGGTATGTGCTGCACATTACCGGGCTTAAGCCGGGGGAAGGCAAAGTGACTGTAGAATTTAAAGACGAAAAAGCGGCGCCCCAGGCCGCAGAACTGGAAAAACTGGAAGTTGAAATCAGCCGTAAACCGTTAATTAACCTGGTGTGGCTGGGAGCGGCGCTGATAACTGCCGGGGCAGGCTGGGCGGCCTTTAACGCTCTGGCAGGTTATAACCGGCAGGTAAACAGGGGTCAGGGTCCTGCTGCCAGGACCTAA
- a CDS encoding cytochrome c3 family protein, whose protein sequence is MDTGQFLNRNALKIALAVLVLAAAGMLVAGAGYAYSDSPQFCGSCHSMAESTASWQASNHKQFKCTDCHLPQQNLAVKMIVKAKTGMNDTYHEVLRDYPATMVISTQGKSIANDNCLRCHQSTIENTAMAAGGQDCIKCHRGVVHGTNKSKGGIKVE, encoded by the coding sequence TTGGATACTGGTCAATTCCTTAACCGTAACGCTTTAAAGATTGCCCTGGCAGTCTTGGTGCTTGCGGCGGCGGGAATGCTGGTGGCCGGAGCCGGGTACGCGTACTCCGATAGTCCGCAGTTTTGCGGTTCGTGCCACTCTATGGCCGAAAGCACAGCCAGCTGGCAGGCATCAAACCACAAGCAGTTTAAGTGTACTGACTGCCATTTGCCGCAACAGAACTTAGCGGTCAAAATGATCGTGAAAGCCAAGACCGGTATGAACGACACTTATCATGAAGTGCTTAGAGATTATCCCGCAACTATGGTGATATCAACCCAAGGTAAATCTATCGCGAATGACAACTGTCTGCGCTGCCACCAATCGACAATCGAAAACACTGCCATGGCAGCCGGCGGGCAGGATTGCATTAAATGTCATCGCGGCGTAGTCCATGGCACGAACAAGAGCAAAGGAGGGATAAAGGTTGAATAA
- a CDS encoding cytochrome c maturation protein CcmE produces MNKHRVICLLIIVGFIAYSAFAFNDSVTPYVTFAQAKATQSAVQVKGTLAGSQITQAGDGRSIRFMLRDDAGEEAAVVYRGVQPDGLEQATGIVAIGKYSDGEFQADKLLVKCPSKYQGSVNQ; encoded by the coding sequence ATGAACAAACACCGGGTGATTTGTCTGTTGATTATTGTCGGCTTTATTGCCTATAGTGCCTTCGCGTTCAATGACTCAGTCACTCCTTATGTTACTTTCGCGCAGGCCAAAGCCACGCAAAGTGCTGTTCAGGTTAAAGGTACACTGGCCGGTTCTCAGATAACTCAGGCCGGGGATGGCAGGTCGATCCGTTTTATGCTGCGGGATGACGCCGGAGAAGAGGCGGCCGTTGTTTACCGGGGCGTACAGCCGGACGGTCTGGAGCAGGCCACAGGTATTGTCGCAATTGGTAAATACAGTGACGGTGAGTTTCAGGCCGATAAACTGTTAGTAAAATGTCCTTCGAAATATCAGGGGAGTGTGAATCAATGA
- the brnQ gene encoding branched-chain amino acid transport system II carrier protein: MDQRLSLSSYLFIGSMLFGLFFGAGNLIFPVHMGQEAGSNVAAATIGFLITGIGLPFLGIVAMGVSKSNGLFELASRIHPTYGYLMTIALYLTIGPFFALPRTGTVSYEIGLVPFIPAEYHGIGLACFTLVFFMVALFFSLRPSEILTWVGKVLNPLFLLFLAFLVVVSFWQPMGSISVADVHGQYATDPFFKGFTEGYNTMDALASLAFGIIVVQTLKGLGVQSPRGIAIGTLKAGTVTVVLMGLIYGCLAYIGATSVGQYEVSKNGGIALAQIANYYFGSLGSILLAIIVTLACLKTAIGLITACAETFQELFPGSLSYRSYVLVFTALSCLIANVGLTRIISLSIPALMFLYPLAITLILLALLSPLFKNRQTVYVLATLGALLISIGDALNAMPEFIKNKEAVQSILVSYQQFVPFFDIGMGWVIPMIIGLCLGWGISVCKELTKNAAEG, encoded by the coding sequence TTGGATCAACGGTTGTCCTTGTCGTCCTATCTGTTTATTGGTTCTATGTTATTTGGTTTGTTTTTTGGTGCCGGCAATTTAATTTTTCCTGTGCATATGGGACAAGAAGCCGGAAGCAATGTTGCAGCGGCCACCATCGGCTTTCTTATTACCGGGATAGGGCTGCCATTTTTAGGAATTGTAGCTATGGGCGTATCTAAAAGCAATGGTTTGTTTGAACTGGCCAGCCGTATTCATCCCACCTACGGATATTTGATGACCATCGCCTTGTATCTGACTATCGGGCCTTTTTTTGCTCTACCCAGAACAGGGACGGTTTCCTATGAAATTGGACTGGTGCCATTTATTCCAGCCGAGTATCACGGAATAGGACTGGCTTGCTTTACATTGGTGTTTTTTATGGTCGCATTGTTTTTTTCATTGCGCCCGAGTGAAATTCTAACCTGGGTGGGAAAAGTTCTTAACCCGTTATTTTTGCTTTTTTTAGCTTTTTTAGTTGTTGTCAGCTTCTGGCAGCCTATGGGAAGTATTTCGGTTGCCGACGTTCATGGTCAGTATGCCACCGATCCTTTTTTTAAAGGCTTTACGGAAGGCTATAACACAATGGACGCTTTGGCTTCGCTTGCTTTTGGTATTATTGTTGTTCAGACACTGAAAGGGTTAGGGGTTCAATCGCCCCGCGGCATCGCGATAGGTACGCTGAAGGCAGGTACTGTGACTGTTGTTCTGATGGGTTTGATTTATGGCTGCCTGGCGTATATTGGTGCAACTAGTGTGGGCCAATATGAGGTCTCAAAAAATGGCGGTATTGCGCTGGCGCAAATTGCCAATTATTATTTTGGCTCGCTGGGAAGTATTTTGTTGGCAATTATTGTTACGCTGGCCTGTTTAAAAACTGCCATTGGTTTAATTACAGCTTGTGCGGAAACCTTTCAGGAATTGTTTCCGGGATCACTTAGTTACCGGTCTTATGTGCTGGTGTTTACTGCTTTATCCTGTCTGATTGCCAATGTAGGACTAACCCGGATAATCTCTCTGTCTATTCCGGCATTGATGTTTTTGTATCCGTTAGCTATTACCTTGATTTTGTTGGCACTCTTATCGCCGCTGTTCAAAAACCGGCAGACTGTTTATGTACTGGCAACGTTAGGCGCGCTACTTATCAGTATTGGTGATGCGCTTAATGCCATGCCGGAATTCATTAAGAACAAGGAGGCAGTGCAAAGTATTCTCGTCAGTTACCAGCAATTTGTCCCATTTTTTGATATAGGGATGGGCTGGGTTATACCGATGATAATTGGCTTATGCCTAGGCTGGGGTATTAGCGTTTGCAAAGAATTAACCAAGAACGCTGCAGAGGGTTAA
- a CDS encoding ammonia-forming cytochrome c nitrite reductase subunit c552: MNKLQKSLIALLAVCLLFFGFVVVRIGVAKPASAVKVAAIPAGEMDPAVWGKYYPLQYASYQKTAEGAPSPTGYGGSVLVQKSQMQPEMLTLFKGMPFSKDYAEDRGHIHAMEDLRETKRIGPASKGACITCKTPYVEQAYKEHGWDYANKPLTEMMDKAKFSVACSTCHDPATMNLRVINPAFIEAQAARGIDVTKASREDMRSFVCAQCHSEYYFEPGTTKVVFPWDKGLKPAEMYAYYSETPRGFVQDWQHPDSQAAMLKAQHPDYELFSTGNHGTAGVSCADCHMPYTRKDGQKYTSHWVTSPLKTLDDSCTPCHNQGTAWLQERVKTIQDQTFELQHMAGQNIVKAHQAIQAAAAQPGADQAGLAKARELVRKAQFYWDLLAAENSMGFHNPSQALNTLGQANELAHQAIEAANTAAGIKMF; this comes from the coding sequence TTGAATAAACTGCAAAAATCTTTAATTGCCCTGCTGGCTGTATGTCTGCTATTCTTTGGGTTTGTTGTCGTCCGCATCGGAGTAGCCAAACCTGCTTCTGCTGTTAAAGTTGCCGCTATTCCGGCAGGGGAAATGGACCCGGCAGTGTGGGGGAAGTATTACCCGCTGCAATATGCCAGCTATCAGAAAACAGCAGAAGGGGCACCTTCGCCAACAGGGTATGGCGGCAGTGTCTTAGTGCAAAAATCACAGATGCAGCCGGAAATGCTGACCTTGTTTAAGGGGATGCCTTTCAGCAAGGATTATGCAGAAGACCGTGGCCACATTCATGCCATGGAGGACTTGCGTGAGACTAAGCGGATTGGACCGGCCAGCAAAGGAGCCTGTATTACCTGCAAAACTCCTTATGTGGAACAAGCTTATAAAGAGCATGGCTGGGATTATGCCAATAAACCCCTTACTGAAATGATGGATAAAGCCAAATTCTCCGTTGCCTGCTCGACCTGCCATGATCCGGCGACCATGAACCTGCGGGTTATCAACCCGGCGTTCATTGAAGCCCAGGCCGCGCGCGGCATTGATGTAACCAAGGCATCACGGGAAGACATGCGCAGTTTTGTGTGCGCGCAGTGCCATTCCGAGTATTACTTTGAGCCAGGCACCACCAAAGTGGTGTTCCCTTGGGACAAAGGCCTCAAACCGGCCGAAATGTACGCTTACTATAGCGAAACGCCGCGAGGCTTTGTTCAGGACTGGCAGCATCCTGATTCCCAGGCCGCCATGCTCAAGGCGCAGCATCCTGATTATGAATTGTTCTCCACCGGCAATCATGGTACCGCCGGAGTTTCCTGCGCCGATTGCCACATGCCCTATACCCGCAAAGACGGACAAAAATATACCTCACACTGGGTAACCAGTCCGCTCAAAACTCTGGATGATTCCTGTACTCCTTGTCACAACCAGGGCACAGCCTGGCTGCAGGAACGGGTAAAAACCATCCAGGATCAAACCTTTGAACTCCAGCATATGGCTGGGCAGAATATCGTCAAAGCGCATCAAGCCATTCAGGCGGCGGCCGCCCAACCTGGCGCCGACCAGGCCGGACTGGCAAAAGCGCGTGAACTGGTGCGTAAAGCCCAGTTTTACTGGGACCTCCTGGCAGCCGAAAATAGCATGGGCTTCCATAACCCCTCTCAGGCGTTAAATACCCTGGGGCAGGCCAACGAACTGGCCCATCAGGCTATCGAAGCCGCTAATACAGCAGCAGGAATAAAGATGTTTTAA